TGCTGCCCAGATTTTTGAGTAAAAATTGGGTAAAAGTTGTCTTTCCAGCACCGAGATTACCTTTTAAAAGTAATAAATTATGCTCAAGTTTCGGCAGAATTTGATTTACAACTTCCTGCCAGTCCTCGATTTTATGAATTTTGAAAGTCATTTAAACTCTAAAATTTTATAACTGCTTATCTGTTTTCCAACTGCTGGTTCCAAACTTCAATCTTTCTGCTTATTTATAAATCTCTACCTCAATTTCGCCCTTATCTGTGATCGCACCTCGGTACATTCCGGCCGTGTTCATTTCCATGGCAATGTTTCCGTTATTATCTAATGCTATGAGGCCACCATCACCACCCATTTCCCCTATTTCTGCGATCACTTCCTGGGTTGCTGTTTTCACATCTTTGTGCTGGTATTCCATTTTTGCGGCAACAGTTCTGGCAGCGGTGGAACGTATGAAAAATTCACCCCAACCCGTTCCGGAAATTCCGACCTGAGCGTTCGCATAAGTTCCGGCGCCGATCACCGGGGAGTCGCCGATGCGGTTCCATTTTTTATTGGTCATGCCGCCCGTAGAAGTTCCTGCGGTGATATTGCCTTCTCTATCCAAAGCCACTGCGCCTACCGTTCCAAACTTTTGGTCAATTTCAAGGTAGTCCGGCTTTTTGTTCTGGGTGGTTGCTTTTTTCAGTTTTTCTTTTTCCAAAGCTTTCTGCAGCCCGTTCCACCTGTCCTGGGTCCAAAAATATTTTGGATCTACAATTTCAAGCTTCTGTTCTTTTGCAAATTCTTCAGCGCCTTTACCGGAGAGCATCACGTGTTCAGATTTCTGCATCACGGCAATCGCTGCCTTGATTGGATTTTTAATGGTATGTACCCCTGCGACAGCACCTGCAGATTTGTCTTTACCATACATAATCGATGCGTCCAGTTCATTCCTTCCTTCGTGGGTAAACACAGCGCCTTTTCCGGCGTTGAACAGTGGTGAGTTTTCCATCACGACAATCGCAGACTGCACCGCATCAACTGAAGTTTTTCCTTTTTGAATTTCTGCGTAACCGGCTTTCAGAGCTTCGGTTAACTTGTCTTTGTACGCTTTTTCCTTTTCAAACGTCATATTTTCTTTGGTAATTGTTCCAGCTCCCCCGTGTATCACCAAAACATATTTTTTCTGAGCTGAACACAGTAAGGAAAGTACCAGGAAAAAGGAAGTGAGAATTTTCATTTTTTATAGGAAATTATTATTAAAAATATAAAATTTTTGGCAAACAAAAAGCCCTTCTTTGAAGGACTTTCGTATAATTATTTTAGTGAATCCTAGATGTTTGGGGATTCATTTTCATCGCTTTGCTTTTTACCAAAAATAAATTTGATGATCACCGGCACCGTCGTAATCAAAACAATAATGATGATAATCATTTCAAGATGTTTCTTCAAATCAATATCAAACTGCGTTTTGAAAAGTTCGTTAAGATAGTGTCCGGCAAAAATCAGCGAAAAAGCCCACAGGAAAGCGCCAATTATATTGTCTCTCAGGAATTCTTTTTTATCCATCTTTACAATTCCCGCAACAATTGGCATAAACGTCCTTACAATCGGTAAAAATCTCGCCATAATTACTGCTAATGCGCCGTGTTTTTCAAAAAAATCGTGCGCCTGGAACAGATATTTTTTCTTGAAAAATGTGGAGTCTTCCCGTTTGTATAAAGTGGGGCCCGCCTTCAGACCGAACCAGTAACCAACTTCATTACCTATAATTCCGGCCACCGCTACGCAAGTCGCCAAAATTGTTGTATCCAGAAAGTCGCTGCCGGTACTGCCAAATGTTTCGGCGATAAGCTCCTGGGCATAGATTCCGGAGACAAAGAGCAGCGAGTCGCCGGGAAGAAAAAATCCTACGAAAAGACCGGTCTCTGCGAAAATAATGAATAAAATAAGCCAAAATCCCCCAAGTTTGATGTAGAATTCAGGATTGAGGAGGTCCTTCCAACTTTCAAAATGCTCCATAAATTTTCTTAATTTCGCAAAAATAATGTAATTAAATCCTTAACAAAAATTATTAAGATTTTTTAACAATTAATTATTTATTCTTTATCAGTGCATTAAAATATGCCCATATTTTGCATTGCGATTTCAGAAGAGGTGATTTGTGCAACCATAGCTTTCTCCAACCCTTAAACTCAGTGTACACGTCTCGTAAAAGTAAAGCAGAATAATTAATATAAAATAATAAAAAAAGCCCCGAATTCACCAATAATTTGTGCATTCGTGGCAAATATTCCTTTTTAGTTATATCTACAAATCGAAGTCGTCTTCGGATACTGCTGTTCCATCCGCCATCAAAAAAGCTTTAAGGAAAGGCGTGATTTCTCCGTTCATCACAGAATCCACGTCCGAAGTTTCGTATCCGCTTCTTACATCTTTCACCAGTTTGTAAGGATGCATCACATAATTTCTGATTTGGCTGCCCCATTCAATCTTCATTTTGTTGGCTTCGATCTCGTTTCGGGCTTTCATTCTTTCTTCCAGTTCTATCTCATAAAGTCGGGATTTCAATAACTGCATCGCTTTTTCCTTATTCTGCAGCTGCGAACGGCTTTCTGAGTTTTCAATAATAATCCCGGTGGGTGCGTGGCGGAGGCGAACTGCAGTTTCTACTTTGTTTACATTCTGTCCACCAGCTCCGGAAGCACGCATCGTTTCAAAAGAAATATCCGCCGGGTTGATCTGGATATCAATGGTGTCGTCAACCAAGGGATACACATACACAGAAACGAAACTTGTGTGTCTTTTCGCATTGGAGTCGAAAGGTGAAATTCTCACCAAACGGTGAACCCCGTTTTCGCCTTTAAGATAACCGAACGCATATTCGCCGTCGATTTCGAGAGTTACGGTTTTCACTCCGGCTACGTCACCTTCCTGAAAGTTCAGTTCACGAATTTTGTAGCCTTGCTTCTCCGCCCACATCACATACATTCTCATCAGCATCGAAGCCCAGTCGCAACTTTCCGTTCCACCGGCTCCGGCGGTAATTTGCAGCACAGCCGAAAGTTCATCACCTTCATTGGAAAGCATATTTTTAAACTCCAGGTTTTCGATTTTTTCAACCAGTTGGGGAAACTGAATATCGAGTTCCTGTTCAGAATCCGGATCTTCTTTAGCAAATTCCATCAGCACCTGCAGATCTTCAAATCCAGCGTGAATATTTTCGTAATCTTCCACCCACTTTTTCTTGGAACGGAGCTGCTTCAGGAAAACTTCGGCTTCCTTCGGGTTGTTCCAAAATTCGGGAGCGGCTGTTTTTTCATCGTCATTGGAGATTTCGATTTTCTTTCTGTCTATCTGCAAAAATTTATGTAGATCCTCTATCCTGGACTGTATTTCTTTCAGTTGGTCGCTGTTAATCATTTTGCAAAAATAGTGATTTTGAATATTTGAATTCAGAGTTTGGGTTTAATGCTGTTATTGGATTTAGAAATTTTTGTCTGAAACTTTTCAAAATGAATTTAACAATGATTATAAATTAGGAAACATTTATTATTTTTGTTAGTCTAATCTAACAAATGAAAAATCTTTTACAAAGAGCCTGGCGGCAGGAGCGCAGCTCTGATTCCCTTGCAGAAGTATTTTCCTCGGTAGAAATTCCAAAAAATGCAAACTTTTGGAGAAAGCTTATAGCGTTTTTAGGTCCGGGTTTGATGATTTCAGTGGGTTATATGGATCCCGGAAACTGGGCTACGGATATTGCCGGCGGTGCTCAGTTTGGTTATACGTTGCTTTCGGTCATCCTGATTTCAAATCTTTTTGCGATTGTATTGCAGCATTTGTCATTAAAGCTCGGAATTGTTGCTGAGCGTGATTTGGCGCAAGCCTGCAAAGACCATTTTCATCCCGTTGTAAATTTTATTTTATGGGTTTTCTGTGAAATTGCAATCGCAGCTATGGATCTGGCGGAGGTACTGGGAACCGCGATTGCACTGAATTTGCTTTTCGGAATTCCTTTAACTTGGGGCGTTGCAATAACAATTATCGATGTTTTTGTTATTTTATTGCTGCAGTCAAAAGGTTTTCGCTGGCTTGAAAGCGTGGTGGGCGGTTTGATTTTTATTATCTTAATCTGTTTTGGTTACCAGATCATTATTTCAAAACCAGAGATTTTCCCAATTCTGAGTGGTTTGGTTCCACAAAAGGAAATTGTCTCTAATCCGTCCATGCTTTACATCGCAATTGGAATCTTGGGGGCTACGGTGATGCCGCACAACCTTTACCTGCACAGCAGTATCGTGCAAACCAGAAATTATGAGCGGACCGATGAAGGTAAAAAAGAAGCCATAAAGTTTGCCACTATCGACAGCACGGCGTCTTTGCTGTTGGCGTTTTTCATCAATGCCGCGATTCTGATCGTTGCGGCAGCGACTTTTCACACTTCTGGAAATAAGGATATTGCGGATATATATGATGCACACCGTATGCTCGAACCGCTGCTAGGGACATCGTTCGCAAGTATTGCTTTTGCTGTGGCGCTTTTGGCATCGGGCCAAAACTCAACGTTGACTGGTACACTGGCCGGACAGATTGTGATGGAAGGGTTTTTAAATTTAAAATTAAAACCATGGCTAAGGCGATTGATTACCCGCTTAATTGCAGTGATTCCGGCATTTTTCGTCACATTATTTTATGGTGAAAAAGGAACTTCGGAACTTTTGGTTCTGAGCCAGGTAATTCTTTCGATGCAGCTAAGTTTTGCGGTCATTCCGTTGGTGATGTTTACGAATGATAAACTGAAAATGGGAAGATTCGTCAACAAAAACTGGTTCAGAATTTTGGTTTGGATCATTAGCATGATTATCGTTATTCTCAATCTTTATCTCCTGTTTGAAACTTTTTCCGGAAAATAGCAACGTGACTAATTGTCCACAAATTGTCTTTGGCAATAGTTTTGAAAATCTATCAATATTAAAATTAAAATTATGTCAGAAAATCACGATAAATACGACGAAAATCTGGAGAATCAGGAGGAGACAAATCTGAATACTGAGACTGAAAACGCTGCAAATGTGACAGAGCAGCCTTCCGCTGAAGACCTTTTGGCAGAAGAAAAAGACCGTTATATCCGTCTGTATGCTGAATTTGAAAACTATAAAAAAAGGACTGCCAAAGAGAAAATGGAGTTCTTTCAGTTTGCCAATCAGGACATGATGATTTCGATGCTTGGTGTTCTTGATGATTTTGAAAGAGCCATCAAAAATATTTCTGAAAACGGAGACGAATTCACGTTGCAGGGTGTGGAACTCATCTACCAGAAATTCAAGTCAAAACTTGGTGAAAAAGGCCTGAAAGTAATGGAAGTGAAAGCCGGAGACGATTTCAATGTCGATCTGCACGAAGCAATCACGCAGATTCCCTCACCTTCACCGGAGCTGAAGGGTAAAATCGTAGATGTAATCGAAACAGGCTATACGCTTTATGACAAAGTGATCCGTTTCGCAAAAGTGGTTACAGGAAACTAATCCGTAGTCTATTTGCTGGGCAGTGAATTAAAAGGTGAGGCTTAATTCACAATTCACAGCCAGCGATTCATTCAAAGAAATTCACTATAATTTATGTCGAAAAGAGACTATTACGAAGTGCTTGGCGTGTCCAAAAGTGCTTCCGCAGAAGAGATAAAGAAGGCTTACCGTAAACAGGCTTTAAAATATCATCCCGATAAAAATCCGGGTGACAAGGAGGCTGAAGAAAAATTCAAGGAAGCAGCCGAAGCTTATGAAGTTTTGAGCGATGATAACAAGAAAGCACGCTATGATCAGTTTGGTCACGCAGGAATGGGTGGTTCCGGCGGATTTGGCGGAGGTTTCGGTGGCGGAATGAATATGGAAGATATCTTCTCCCAGTTTGGAGATATTTTCGGTGGACATTTCGGCGGCGGATTTGGCGGTTTCGGCGGCGGCGGGGGCCGACAGCAGTTGCGTGGTTCCAATTTGAGAGTCAGAATCAAGCTCAGTCTTGAAGAGATGGTGAACGGTACGCAGAAAACGATTAAGGTTAAAAAGCTGAAAGGTGCGCCGGGAGCAACTTCTAAAACATGCCCTACCTGTAACGGAAGTGGCGCTCAGATCAAGGTAATGAACACCATGTTTGGGCAAATGCAGACGCAGACGACCTGTGGAACCTGCCAGGGAATTGGGAAGGTTGCCGACAAAATTCCGAGCGGTGCCAATGAACAGGGCCTTGTAAAAGAAGACGAAGAAGTAACCATCAACATTCCGGCGGGAGCGAGAGAAGGAATCCAACTGAACGTCCGGGGAAAAGGTAATGATGCGCCTTTTGGCGGAAACCCGGGAGATTTGCTCGTGGTTGTAGAAGAGGAGGAAGACAGCAAGATCAAGCGTGAAGGTGATAATCTTCACCAGGAATTATTCATTTCTTTTGCAGAAGCAGCTTTGGGAACCTCAAAGGAGATCTCAACCGTTGGCGGAAAAGTGAAAATAAAAATTGATGCAGGAACGCAATCCGGTAAAATTTTACGACTGGCCGGGAAAGGTTTGCCAAGTATAGACAGTTACGGCAAAGGCGATATGTTTGTACACATCAACGTGTGGACGCCACAAAAATTAACTCCAGAGCAAAAAGATTTCTTCGAAAAACAGATGCAGAACGGTGAAATGGACGCTGAACCGTCAGGAAAAGAAAAATCATTCTTTGATAAAGTAAAAGATTTATTCAGTTGATGAGCAATAGAGAGACTTTTAAAGAGTCTCTTTTTTTAGATGTGTAGAATAATTTTTAGTGTGAAAAGATACTTTAATGGTACAGATTTTTAAATAATGAAATATGAAGAAACATATTTTAAATTATCATTTCTGGATTCTTGGAATGATGGGCATGCTCCTTTCATCCTGTATCACAGCGCAAAGGGTTGTTAATGAAGAAGGTTCAAAAAAAAATTACAATTATAAATACGGTGTAGATAAAAGGAATGTAATGGATGTCTTTCTTCCTCAGAATCATTCGGAAGATTCCCCATTGGTAATGATTGTGCACGGCGGAGCCTGGAAATTTGGAAGAAAGGAACATATGAAGATGATTCAGAAAAGACTTTTTAAAGAAAATATTCCGACAGTAAATATCAACTACCGTTTGGTTAGCTCAAAAAAAGGAATTACGTATCAACAGCAGCTGGAAGATATTGAATCGGCTGTTAAAGAAACCAAAAAGCATTCTCAAGAGTGGAAATTTAATCCTGGTAATCTTATACTTCTGGGAGAAAGTGCCGGTGGACATTTGGCGTTGCTGTACGGATATAACAATCCGGATAAAGTGAGCAAATTAATATCAATGAGCGGACCGACCGATTTTTATTCAGAGCGTTTTACGTCAACATTAAATTCCAAATATACTTCGCCCACTATTCAGGATGTGGTAGGAACTAAATTTAAACGCGGCAACATTGCGGAGGAATTTCGGAAAGCGAGCCCACTATGGCAGGTCAGTCATGTACCTACTTTGATTTTTCAGGGAGATTTAGATCATTTGGTAAACAAGAATCAGGGTTTGTCGCTGGCATCAAAACTGGAAGAAAAGCAAATTCCGCATAAGCTTGTTTATATGAAAAATGCGGGTCATATGCCCAGATTGTTCAGCAAAAAGAAACGCGACAGTTTAATCTTTCCAAATATCATCGAATTTATCAGGGAAGATTTCAAATAAAAAAGCGGCCAAAAGCCGCTTTCTTTTTAATCTGTTTTTTAGTTCTCACCTGTAGGTTTTTTTTCCAGAACTTCATCCACCATCCCCATTTCCTTAGCTTCGGATGATGTCATCCAGTAATCTCTGTCAGACGCTTTTTCTACCCATTCATACGGCTGTCCGGAGTGGAGAGAAATGATTTCGTAAAGTTCCTTTTTCAGTTTAAGCATCTCTCTTAGGTTGATTTCCATGTCTGATGCTACGCCCTGCGCACCGCCAGACGGCTGGTGGATCATCACTCTGGAATGCTTCAATGCTGAACGTTTACCTTTTTCACCGGCTACCAGAAGCACAGCACCCATACTTGCAGCCATACCTGTACATATCGTCGCTACATGAGGTTTGATGATCTGCATCGTATCATAAATTCCCAAACCTGCATAAACACTTCCGCCCGGCGAGTTGATGTAGATCTGAATATCTTTCGATGGATCAGCACTTTCCAGGAAAAGAAGCTGAGCCGTGACGATGTTAGCTACCTGATCGTCGATTCCGGTTCCCAGAAAAATAATCCTGTCCATCATCAAACGGGAGAAAACGTCCATCTGAGCTACGTTCAGCCGTCTTTCCTCCATAATGTAAGGTGTAAGGTTAGTGGGGCCGTACATCCCCATATACTGGTCTGTTGCCAAACCGCTGTTTCCTAAATGTTTTACAGAGAAATCTCTGAAATCTTTTTTTATATCCATATATAATCTTTTATCTGTTCGTCTAATAATTGTTTTACTTCCTGTTCCGGCACAGGCCAAAGTTTTTTATAACTCACCACGCCAGTTCATCAGAAACCTGGATTGTTTCAGATGTTTCTTTTCGGGAGTATTTTAACAAACCTTATTCCACAAAATAATTCTGACCTTTTGTCACAAAATCCTGTGCAGCGCTTCGTCGATCTCATTTTTCAGCTGGTTCAGACGCAAGATTTTCATATAAGTTTCTGTGTTGTCGGCTTCGGCTTTCAGTGTATCTTTTAAATCATTGATCATTTTCACCGTAAATTCCCGTTTATGGCGGATGATGACGTCTTCAATGATTTTTGGAACCAGTTCCTGTTCTTTGCTGAAAAAGATATTATGCTTGCTCCAGTCGCTGTTTTCATACGGCTCCAAAAGTGCATCTGCCACACGGTCCGAAACCTCTTCATCCATTAAAGTTAAGAAAAATTTCCCGGCCCGCAGCTCATCCGATTCAATCCCGGATTTTATTTCTGAAATGATTTTTTCATTTACGGGAGACTGAATTTCATAACCGTCTTCGTCAAAATGTGCCAGTATTTCTTCAATCACTGTGATTTGGTAGGGCTGGTTTTCATGGTCGGACCGCGTTAAAACATGGTCGCCGTACTTCAGCATCAGCTCGACGAGTTTTTCCTCCAAAACAATCAATGGATTTACTGCGAAAACGGTCTCCCCAACAACTTCAAGTTTTGGTTGTGGTTTTGGGGCTTCCGATCTTTGGTTTTGCTGAGCGATTTGCTTCTGCACGCCCAGTTCATTAAATAAACTTTGTTCGCTCAACCCAAATTTACTCGAAACTTCTTTTAGATAGACCTCACGTTTCAGGGCATTTGTAACAAAAGCGACCGATTTTACAATGTCGCGGATTGCTTCCGCTTTTTTTATAGGATCGCCTCCTGCTTCTTTAAGTAAAATTTCAGCTTTGAAGTCGATGAAATCCGTTGCTTCGTTTTTAATATAGTTTTCAACAAACTCCTGCGGATGTTTTCTGGAGAAAGAATCCGGGTCGTCACCGTCAGGAAACAGCAGCACGCGGATATTCATTCCTTCCGACAACAGCATGTCAATACTTCTGAAGCTGGCTTTTATTCCCGCAGCATCACCATCAAAAAGGATGGTCACATTTTCTGTAAGCCTTTTGATGAGCTTAATCTGTTCGGTCGTCAAAGAAGTTCCTGAACTTGAAACCACATTCTCGATTCCTGCCTGATGAAGGGCAATCACATCCATATAGCCCTCAACCAAAAGGCAAAGATTATTTCTGGAAATCGACTGTTTGCTTTGGTTTAAGCCATAAAGAACGCTGGACTTGTGATAAATTCCCGTTTCCGGAGAATTGAGATATTTGGCAGTTTTGACATTGTTTTTAAGAATTCTGGCCCCAAAACCCAGCACTCTGCCCGAAAAACTGTGAATCGGAAAAATCACACGTTCCCGGAAACGGTCGATGCCGTTGGATGAATTTTCCGGAAAAATGGAGAGTCCGGATTTTTCTAAAATATCTTTGGAATAGCCTTTTTCCAGAGCGTATGCGGTAAATGCATTTTTCTGTTCGGGTGAATAACCCAACTGAAATTTTCGGATGATGTCTTCACGAAGTTCGCGCTCTCTAAAGTACGCAAGCCCTATGTTCTGGCCTTCCTCAGTGTCATACATCTGTTCCTGAAAGAAATTATTGGCAACCTCGTGAATTTTATAAAGTAAATCTTGCTCCGTTTGTGCAGCTTTTTGCTCTTCGGTTTGTTCAGCCTGCGTTTCTTCGATTTCAATGCCGTATTTTTTCGCGGCGTGGCGAAGCGCCTCAGGATACGTAAAATTTTCAATTTCCATTAAAAAAGAAATTGCCGTTCCTCCTTTCCCGGTCGAAAAATCTTTCCAGATCTGCTTGCTTGGCGATACCACAAAACTCGGCGTTTTCTCATCCTGAAATGGGCTCAGCCCTTTGAAGTTGGAGCCTGCACGTTTCAGCTGCACATATTCGCCGATGATTTCTTCCACGCGGATGACGGAAAAAACCTTGTCGATGGTCTCTTTGGAAATCATTTGGTAAAAATAATGAACATTTTCGGAAAAGTTTTATTTTTGATATATGAAGACGATTGAAATAAAAGCCCAGCAGTTTTTTGAACTTTTAAAGATAAGAGATACTTCCATGTGGGAAATTTTTGCCCAGATGATTGATGGCGAGGAGAAGGAAATTATCTTTTTAGATAACGAGGAAAAAGTGCTTTTCAACTACACGCTTCCGGATGATCTTGAAAAATTGAAGGCTGACCAAAAAGTTTTCGCAAAGGAGTACGCTGAAAAAATTGCGCAGAATAATTAGCATCAGATTTCAGAAAACGAAACCAAATTAAATTCATTTAATATGATCAAAATCAAAACTTTGACATGGTTTTTCCTGGCTTTTGTCGGGTTTGCCAATGCGCAGACTTACAAAAAGCCGTTGGTTTCCGCCATCAAGGAAACCGACCTGCGTACCGACATGTTTCAGTTGGCTGCAGACCAGTTTTGGGGTAGAGAAGCCGGAACTTTGGATGAACTGAAGGTCTCCATGTGGCTGGCTAACAAAGCCGCGGAAGCAGGTATGAAACCTGCTGGAGATAACGGTACTTTTTTCCAGTTCTTTGATATGTACCGGCATCAGGTTGCACCGCAAAGCTCAATAAAGATCAACGGCAGTGAACGCAAAATCTGGAAAGATATTCTGGTAGCGGATGTGGTAAATGCTGCATACAGCGGTGAAATCATACACGCAGGAAAAGCCGAGCCTGCAGACCTGGCAAAACTTAATATAAAGGGCAAAGTTGTGGCTATCAATGTTTCCGATAAAGATGTGGCAAAGGAAATGACGCTTTTTGAGCGCCGATATCCAGGATTCATCCGGACGAAATACTATAAAACTGCGGAAAACCTTGGCGTGAAAGGAATCATCTTCATCACCGACGATATTTCAGAAAAAAGCTGGGTTGAAGTGGTGCCGCAAATGACGCGCGGGCAGTACGGTGTGGAAGGCCTTCGTGAAAAAGTTTCGAATACAGTTCCTGTTTTCTGGATTCAAAGAGCCAACGAAAATTGGGTGAAAAATAATGCAAAAATTGATTTCAAACTAATTACTGAAACATATAAATATCCTTCGGTAAATATTATTGGGAAAATTGAAGGCACAGATCCAAAACTAAAAGATGAATATGTGCTGGTTTCCGGTCACCAGGATCACGACGGTATTCGCCATCCTGTGAAGAATGATACGATCTACAACGGTGCTGATGACAATGCGAGTACCTGTGTGGCAATGCTGGCGATGGCGAGAGCGTACAGAAAACAGCCCGGAAAACGAAGCATTCATTTTGTATTTCACGGTGCCGAAGAGCGCGGATTGCTTGGTTCCAGATGGCATGCCGCACATCCTGTGGTTCCAAGGGAAAATATTGTTGCCGTGCTGAACGGCGATATGATCGGCAGAAATAATTTGGATGAAGCTGCACTTTTAGGGGGTACTTCGCCGCACAAAAATTCCGATGATTTGGTAAGAATGGCCGAAGAAGCCAACAATGAAAGTACAAAATTCAAATATCTGCGAGAATGGGATTTGCCGGAACATCCGGAATATTTCTACTTCAGGATTGATCATGTTCCGTATGCGAAGCTCGGTATCCCGTCGTTATTTTTCACCAGTGTGCTGCATCATCAGTACCACCAGCCGCAGGATGAATCTGAAAACATCAATTACAAAAAATTGTATAAAATGACCGAATGGATGTACCGAACGAGCTGGAAAGTTGCCAATGAACCTGAACGTCCTAAGCTTCTGCCCAACGTGAAATTTGAAAGATAAAATATTAAAGCGGAATGATTTCCGCTTTACTTTTTTATATCAAAACAATGAGGTCACATATAAATCTAAAGTTTTCTTCGCTTCCGCAACATCATGAACACGCAGTATTTTTGCGCCCTGCTGCAGGACTTTCAGGTGTAGTTTCTGGGTTTCTTCGTTGATATCGAGCGGTCCCTTTCCTAAGGGTTTATAAATGAATGATTTCCTTGAAATACCGATTAAAACCGGGAATTTTCCAAGTCCGATGAATTGGGTTTCCTCAATCATTTTGTGCTGGTCTTCAAACGTTTTCCCGAAGCCGAAACCGGGATCAAGGATAATATCCTTTACACCAATTTTTAGAAGTTCCCGGGCTTTTTCGAGCAAAAATTTATTAACGGCAACCGTGACGTCATCATACGCAATCTTCTCATGCATACTTTTGTAGGTGGGGTTTACGTGCATCAGAATGTATGGCAAACCGGTCCCGGCAACCGTTTCAAAAAGTTTCGGATCGTACTGCCCGGCCGAGATGTCATTTACAATATCAATCCCCTCATTGTAAGCATATTTCACGGTTTCGGACCAAAAAGTATCAACGGAAAGTAAACTTTCGGGGAATTCTCTTTTTATGGTTGAAATGATTTTTCCCAAACGGGCGATTTCTTCATCAGAAGATAAAAACTCAGCATTGGGCCGGGTCGACTGTGGCCCGATGTCAATGATTTCAGCACCATCTGCCAGCATTTTCTCAGTTTGAAGAAGCGCATTTTTTTCATCATTGAACTTTCCGCCGTCCGAAAAGGAATCCGGTGTCATATTCAGGATTCCCATAATTTTTGGAACCGATAAATCTATCAGTTTACCGTTGCAGTTCATGGAAAAGAAAGGCAGTTCAAGTCCCGATTCAGTAGGTTTCATGCTGCAAATTTAGCAAAAGAAAACTTCGGGCACTTGCTTCCATCTTCACCGTAAATTCAGTATCTTTGAAACATTAAGAAAAGATATGACAAGAACTTCGATTCAGTTTGATGAGGTTATCGGTGAGTGCCGCGATCTGTTTGAAAAAAAGCAGTCAGATTATGGCGCGTCATTCCGGGTTTTGCGCACCATTTCTGTTGTGGATCAAATTCTTATTAAGGTTAAAAATCTAAGGAATTATCAGCTTACGGGAATCTCTAAAGTTGGTGATTCTGAAAAAGATAATTTAACAGCAATAGTAAATTACTCCGTCATTGGCCTGATTCAGTTAGAGAAAGGATTTGCAGAAGATTTTGAAGGTACAAAAGCGGAAATCATGACGATGTACGATCAGTATACTGCTGAAGCCAAAAGCTTGATGGAAAAGAAAAATCACGATTACGGTGAGGCTTGGCGGGATATGGAGCTTGAGTCGATTACCGATTTGATTTTTCAGAAAATCTTAAGAATGAAATCCATTCACAGAAATAATGGGCTCACACAAGCCTC
The sequence above is a segment of the Chryseobacterium taklimakanense genome. Coding sequences within it:
- a CDS encoding DUF1599 domain-containing protein gives rise to the protein MTRTSIQFDEVIGECRDLFEKKQSDYGASFRVLRTISVVDQILIKVKNLRNYQLTGISKVGDSEKDNLTAIVNYSVIGLIQLEKGFAEDFEGTKAEIMTMYDQYTAEAKSLMEKKNHDYGEAWRDMELESITDLIFQKILRMKSIHRNNGLTQASEGLDANFFDMLNYAVFCLIKVSENQESSKPKFV